The following are encoded in a window of Rosa chinensis cultivar Old Blush chromosome 4, RchiOBHm-V2, whole genome shotgun sequence genomic DNA:
- the LOC112198385 gene encoding stress-response A/B barrel domain-containing protein HS1, which produces MEEAKGVVKHVVLAKFKEGVSESQIDQLIKGYANLVNLIDPMESFHWGKDLSIENLHQGFTHIFESSFKSTEAVAEYVAHPAHVEFANLFLSHLEKVLVFDYKPTTVCV; this is translated from the exons atggaggaaGCAAAGGGAGTGGTGAAGCATGTAGTGCTAGCCAAGTTCAAAGAAGGAGTCTCTGAGTCTCAGATTGACCAACTAATCAAAGGCTATGCCAACCTCGTCAATCTCATTGATCCCATGGAGTCCTTCCACTG GGGAAAGGACTTGAGCATTGAGAACCTGCATCAAGGTTTCACTCATATCTTCGAGTCCAGCTTTAAGAGTACTGAGGCTGTTGCGGAGTATGTAGCTCATCCTGCCCATGTTGAGTTCGCTAACTTGTTCCTCTCCCATTTGGAGAAAGTCCTTGTGTTTGATTACAAACCCACTACAGTTTGTGTCTGA